The DNA sequence ACCGTGACCGAGCCCCAGGTTCGGTGCGAGTGGCGCAGGTGGCGTGGCGACTCGTGCAGGTTCTGCTACCGGCACGGCAAGTGGCGGCTGGACTACTGCGACGACTGGGATGACGACTGGGACGACTGGGACTGACCCGGCCGGCGCCGCAGGCCGGTCCACCGGCCGACGCCTTCGCCCCGTGAGGGACGGCCTCACGGGGCCTTTCCTGTCTCCGCCGGTGACCCCCGGGGGAGACGCGCGTCCCGGCTCGCCGTACGATCAAGGCGGCCTCCCGTGCCGTGGCGCCATGCCGCGGACCGTGATCGGGAAACGGGCATTCCGCCACATCTTGATCACATCGGGTGACAGCGGGGGATAAGCTGGTATTTTGCTGTGACGCACATACACCAGCGGGTGGGTCCGGTCGCGGCGTCGGCCTGACTTCCCCCTTATCAAATAGTGAATACGGTACACAAATAAGTTGGAACGATGGACGCGGCCTGGGTGTCCCGCACCGTTCCGCATCTGCGGTACGGGCGGCCTCACATCATGCGGCGTGGCCCCGAAAAGCACTTATGATGATCGGGATGATGGCCACGCGGCGGTGCCGCGTTATCCGTGGCGAGGGAAGCCCGACCGCGTGCCGCCGGAGCACGGGCGTGGACCGGTGACGGTCGCCCGCCTCGGTGGCCATGTGATCGGCAGAACAACAGAACGTGATGACGGGGGGCGTCGCGAGCGTTTACTAGGCGTACCTGGTTCACGTGTGCCCGGCACGGCATGCCCGTGCACCTGACGCCTCGTGGCTCGGAGGAAGGACGTTGATGCGAGACGATGTTCTGGTCAACGCCGCGGACATCGCCCGGATCGCGGATGTTGGCCGGGCGGCCGTCAGCAACTGGCGCAAGCGGTTCGACGACTTTCCCAAGCCCGTCGGCGGCACCGCCACCAGCCCGGCATTCTCCCTCGCCGAGGTCGAGCAGTGGCTGCGCCGGCACGACCGGTACGTCGAGGTCTCGCCGCTGGAGCGGGTCTGGCAGCGGCTCCGCAGCGCCGGTGACGACCTGCGGCTCGGGGACATCGTCGGCGGTGCCGGCGCCTTCCTCATCTATCTGCGGCGCGACCCCTCCGGCTGGCGCGAGCTGTCCCGGCTGCCGGACGAGGAACTGGTCGCCCGGCTGCCCGGCGCCATCGCCGAGGCCGTACCGGAGCTGCCCGGCGACCCGGCCGGCGCGGTACCCGCCGACGCCTCGCTGATCCGCGCGCTCGCCGACCTCGCCGCGGAGACCAAGCCGGAGGACGTCTTCGACGGCATCTGCGAGCGCTACGTCGAGGCGCACTCCCGCCGCCTGCTCGTCACCCCGGAGAACGTGGCGGCGCTGATGACCGAGATCGCCGCGGCCGCGGGCGGCACCGTGCTCGACCCGGCCTGCGGCATCGGCACGCTGCTGCTCGCCTCCGGCGCCGAGGTGGCGATGGGCCAGGACGTGAGCGAGAGCGCGGCCCGGCTCACCGCGGTTCGCCTGCTGCTGCGCGGCAGGAAGGCGGTGATCCGCGCCGGCGACTCGCTGCGCGCCGACGCCTTCCCCGGCGAGCAGGTCGACGCGATCGTGTGCAACCCGCCGTTCAACGACCGCGGCTGGGGCTACGAGGAGCTCGCCAACGACCCCCGCTGGGAGTACGGCCTGCCGCCCCGCGGCGAGTCCGAGCTCGCCTGGGTGCAGCACTGCCTGGCGCACGTCAGGCCGGGCGGCCTCGTCGTGATCATGATGCCGGGCGTGGCGTCGAGCCGCCGCCCGGGCCGCCGCATCCGCGGCAACCTGCTGCGCGCCGGCGCGCTGCGCGCGATCATGACGCTCTCGGTGGGCGCGGCCCCGGCCTCCAGCGGCGCCCCCGACCTGTGGGTGCTGCAGCGCCCGGTGCCCGGCGACCACCCCTCCGACCTGCTCATGGTGAACGCCGGGGAGGACCTCGAGCTCGCCCGGACCGCCTGGCGGGCCTACCTCGAGGGCGGCGACCTGCCCGAGGGCTCCACCACGATGCGCATCATCGACCTGCTCGACGAGGAGGTCGCGCTCACCCCGGCGCACCGGGTCCCGGTGCAGAGCCAGACCGAGCCCTCGGCGTTCGTCGGCGCCCGGGAGCGCACCGCCGCCGCGATCTCCCGGCTCGGCGTGCCCGAGCTCGTGCCGTCGCCGCGCCGCCGCGACATGCCGATGACGAACATCGGCGAGCTGTCCCGGGCCGGCGTCGTCACCATCTTCCAGGGGCCGATCCGCCTCAAGGTGGACGGCGGCCCCCAGCCCGTGCTCACCGCCAAGGACCTGCTCCTCGGCCGCCCGGCGAGTGGCCGTACCCGGCCGGCCGACGGGCTCGTCACCATCGAGCCGGGCGACGTGATCGCCCCGGTGATCGCCCGCGGGGACACCGTCGCCCGGGTGATGCGGGACGGCAGCGCGGTCCTGGGCCCGCAGCTCCTGCTGTTCCGTACCGATCCCGAGCGGCTCGACCCCTACTTCCTCGCCGGCTGCCTGCGGGTGACCGGCGAGTCGAGCCTGCGTCTCGGCTCGTCCGCCCGCATGGATCCGCGCCGGGCGCAGCTTCCCCGCCTGCCGATCGAGGAGCAGCGCGCGTACGGCGAGGCGTTCCGCCGCCTCCTCGAGTTCGAGGACGCGGTCCGCAAGCTCCGCACGTTCGGCGACGAGCTGGTACGGCTCGGCTTCGACGGCCTGCTCGACGGCACCCTGCAGCCGGGCTGATCGGCCACGCCCCGCGGTACCAGGGGCCTTCATGAGCGTTTGCGCCCTCGGCGAAACCGCGCCGCCGGCCTCGGCGCACCCCGCCGGGCGGCGCGCCCGCCCGGATCCGCCCACCGGAACGGCTTTCGCGCGCCGTGGCCGGGTCACGCGCCGCCGCCGCGCGGCCGCGCACGCGCTCCGTGCACCCGCGGCGACCCCCTAGCCTGGGACGCCCGGCCGCAAATGCAGGCGAATTCTGTCGGTCCGCCCCGTTACTCTTCTCCCTACGCTGTACGGAGAAGTGTGGGGAGCCAATGGCCGAGTTCATCAGGATCGTCGGTGCGCGGGAGAACAACCTCAAGAACGTCTCGCTCACCATCCCCAAACGCAAGATCACCGTGTTCACCGGGGTGTCGGGCTCCGGCAAGTCGTCGATCGTCTTCGACACCATCGCCGCCGAGGCGCAGCGGCAGCTCAACGAGACGTTCACCGCGTTCGCCCGCACCTTCCTGCCCAGCTACGGGCACCCGGACGTGGACACGATCGAGAACATCTCGGCCGCGATCGTGGTCGACCAGAAGCGCATCGCGGGCAACTCGCGCTCCACCGTGGGCACGATCACCGACATCGCGCCGCTGCTGCGGCTGCTGTTCTCCCGCGCGGGCGAGCCGTACGTGGGGTACTCGAACGCGTTCTCCTTCAACGACCCGCAGGGCATGTGCCCGCGCTGCGACGGCATCGGGCGGATCACCACGCTCGACCTCGACGCCTTCCTCGACCGGTCGAAGTCGCTGAACGAGGGGGCGCTGCGGCAC is a window from the Thermopolyspora flexuosa genome containing:
- a CDS encoding N-6 DNA methylase produces the protein MRDDVLVNAADIARIADVGRAAVSNWRKRFDDFPKPVGGTATSPAFSLAEVEQWLRRHDRYVEVSPLERVWQRLRSAGDDLRLGDIVGGAGAFLIYLRRDPSGWRELSRLPDEELVARLPGAIAEAVPELPGDPAGAVPADASLIRALADLAAETKPEDVFDGICERYVEAHSRRLLVTPENVAALMTEIAAAAGGTVLDPACGIGTLLLASGAEVAMGQDVSESAARLTAVRLLLRGRKAVIRAGDSLRADAFPGEQVDAIVCNPPFNDRGWGYEELANDPRWEYGLPPRGESELAWVQHCLAHVRPGGLVVIMMPGVASSRRPGRRIRGNLLRAGALRAIMTLSVGAAPASSGAPDLWVLQRPVPGDHPSDLLMVNAGEDLELARTAWRAYLEGGDLPEGSTTMRIIDLLDEEVALTPAHRVPVQSQTEPSAFVGARERTAAAISRLGVPELVPSPRRRDMPMTNIGELSRAGVVTIFQGPIRLKVDGGPQPVLTAKDLLLGRPASGRTRPADGLVTIEPGDVIAPVIARGDTVARVMRDGSAVLGPQLLLFRTDPERLDPYFLAGCLRVTGESSLRLGSSARMDPRRAQLPRLPIEEQRAYGEAFRRLLEFEDAVRKLRTFGDELVRLGFDGLLDGTLQPG